Proteins from a single region of Theobroma cacao cultivar B97-61/B2 chromosome 10, Criollo_cocoa_genome_V2, whole genome shotgun sequence:
- the LOC18585860 gene encoding DNA replication complex GINS protein PSF3 produces the protein MANYYNIDDILTEEEFVPVVFHKAANGVIIDPSSETNSVEQGAKVELPLWLAQELYLRQAVSISVPACFNQKTRLEIQADAACVDLKSRSPFFYEFGCKIAPLVGDKTVEVLLLSAFKIRYKEILTKAYTVAYTAASKFLTLLTKEETNLYEAAQSSMAAFKKWRMGGPRLQRASVLGRKRKPIE, from the exons atgGCAAATTACTATAACATTGATGATATTCTTACTGAGGAAGAG tttGTTCCAGTTGTATTTCATAAAGCAGCAAACGGAGTGATAATCGATCCGAGCTCTGAAACAAACTct GTTGAACAAGGTGCAAAGGTGGAGCTACCTTTATGGCTGGCTCAGGAATTATACTTAAGGCAAGCTGTATCGATAAGCGTTCCCgcctgttttaaccaaaa AACAAGGCTGGAAATCCAAGCTGATGCAGCATGTGTGGATCTTAAATCTCGGTCTCCATTTTTCTATGAATTTGGATGCAAGATAGCGCCGCT GGTTGGTGATAAAACCGTTGAAGTCTTGCTCTTATCTGCATTTAAGATCAGGTACAAAGAGATCTTGACCAAGGCATACACTGTTGCATACACAGCAGCTTCCAAGTTCTTGACACttttaacaaaagaagaaaccaATT TGTATGAGGCAGCTCAGTCTTCAATGGCAGCCTTTAAGAAGTGGCGGATGGGTGGCCCCAGGCTTCAAAGAGCTTCAGTTCTTGGAAGGAAGAGGAAGCCAATTGAGTAG